A portion of the Tamandua tetradactyla isolate mTamTet1 chromosome 16, mTamTet1.pri, whole genome shotgun sequence genome contains these proteins:
- the FPR1 gene encoding fMet-Leu-Phe receptor, whose amino-acid sequence METNSSLAMNISRATPPESASYFALEIFSQVVLGVTFVLGVLGNGLVIWVAGFRMTHTVTTISYLNLALADFSFTSILPFIMVWRAMGGHWPFGWFMCKFIFTVADINLFGSVFLIALIALDRCICVLHPVWVQNHRTVGLARRVIIGPWIIALLLTLPVIIRVTTITSPAGITACTFDFSPWTTDKKEKIKVAITMYTIRGIIRFIIGFSTPMSIVVICYGLIAFKMRKRGLVKSSRPLRVLTIVVAAFFLCWCPYQVVALISTIEVKERLQGMGTNLATVVNITGALAFFNSCLNPILYVFMGHDFRERLIHSLPTSLERALSEDLGQTSDTAASSTSCPQEAELQAK is encoded by the coding sequence atggagaCCAATTCCTCTCTTGCCATGAACATCTCTAGAGCGACCCCGCCTGAATCTGCCAGCTATTTTGCCCTGGAGATCTTCTCTCAGGTGGTACTTGGGGTCACCTTTGTCCTCGGTGTCCTGGGTAATGGGCTTGTGATCTGGGTGGCTGGCTTCCGGATGACTCACACGGTCACCACCATCAGTTACCTGAACCTGGCCTTGGCCGACTTCTCTTTCACCTCCATTTTGCCATTTATCATGGTCTGGAGGGCCATGGGAGGACACTGGCCTTTTGGCTGGTTCATGTGCAAGTTCATTTTCACTGTGGCAGACATAAACCTGTTTGGTAGTGTCTTCTTGATTGCTCTCATCGCGCTGGACCGCTGTATCTGCGTCCTGCACCCGGTCTGGGTGCAGAACCACCGCACCGTAGGTCTGGCCAGGAGGGTGATCATTGGACCCTGGATCATTGCCCTGCTCCTCACCCTGCCCGTTATCATCCGTGTGACTACAATCACGAGTCCAGCAGGGATAACTGCTTGCACTTTTGACTTTTCACCCTGGACCACGGacaaaaaggagaagataaaGGTGGCCATTACCATGTATACGATCAGAGGGATCATCCGCTTCATCATTGGCTTCAGTACTCCCATGTCCATCGTGGTGATCTGCTACGGGCTCATCGCCTTCAAGATGAGGAAAAGAGGCCTAGTTAAATCCAGCCGTCCCTTACGGGTCCTCACTATCGTTGTAGCTGCCTTCTTCCTCTGCTGGTGTCCGTATCAGGTAGTGGCTCTCATAAGCACAATCGAAGTCAAAGAACGCTTGCAGGGTATGGGCACAAATCTTGCAACTGTGGTCAACATCACGGGCGCCCTGGCCTTCTTCAACAGCTGCCTCAACCCAATACTCTACGTCTTCATGGGCCATGACTTCCGAGAGAGACTCATCCACTCCCTGCCCACCAGTCTGGAGAGGGCCCTGAGCGAGGACTTGGGACAGACCAGTGACACAGCAGCCAGTTCTACGTCATGTCCTCAAGAGGCAGAGTTACAGGCAAAatga
- the HAS1 gene encoding hyaluronan synthase 1 has translation MTWAYAAGMPLASDRYGLLAFGLYGAFLSAHLVAQSLFAYLEHRRVAAAAARGSPDAARARSVALTISAYQEDPGYLRQCLASVRALCYPRARLRVLMVVDGHRAEDLYMVDMFREVFADEDPATYVWDGNYHQPWEPATAGAAGAAGAYREVEAEDPGRLAVEALVRTRRCVCVAQRWGGKREVMYTAFKALGDSVDYVQVCDSDTRLDPMALLELVRVLDADPRVGAVGGDVRILNPLDSWVSFLSSLRYWVAFNVERACQSYFHCVSCISGPLGLYRNSLLQQFLEAWYNQKFLGTHCTFGDDRHLTNRMLSMGYATKYTPRSRCYSETPSSFLRWLSQQTRWSKSYFREWLYNALWWHRHHAWMTYEAVVSGLFPFFVAATVLRLFYAGRPWALLWVLLCVQGVALAKAAFAAWLRGCPRMVLLSLYAPLYMGGLLPAKFLALATMNQSGWGTSGRRRLAANYVPVLPLALWALLLLGGLVRSVVSEAAADWSNPSRAAEAEHLAAGACAYAAYWAVMLALYWVGVRRLCRRRSGGYRVQV, from the exons ATGACCTGGGCCTACGCCGCCGGGATGCCGCTGGCCTCCGATCGCTACGGCCTCCTGGCCTTCGGCCTCTACGGGGCCTTCCTCTCGGCGCACCTGGTGGCGCAGAGCCTCTTCGCGTACCTGGAGCACCGGcgggtggcggcggcggcggcgcgggggAGCCCGGACGCGGCCAGGGCGCGCAGCGTGGCGCTGACCATCTCGGCGTACCAGGAGGACCCCGGGTACCTGCGCCAGTGCCTGGCGTCCGTCCGCGCCCTGTGCTACCCGCGCGCGCGCCTCCGCGTGCTCATGGTGGTGGACGGCCACCGCGCCGAGGACCTCTACATGGTCGACATGTTCCGCGAGGTCTTCGCCGACGAGGACCCCGCCACCTACGTGTGGGACGGCAACTACCACCAGCCCTGGGAGCCGGCGACGGCGGGCGCGGCGGGCGCGGCGGGCGCCTACCGCGAGGTGGAGGCGGAGGATCCCGGGCGCCTGGCGGTGGAGGCGCTGGTGCGGACGCGCAGGTGCGTGTGCGTGGCCCAGCGCTGGGGCGGCAAGCGCGAGGTCATGTACACTGCCTTCAAGGCGCTCGGCGACTCGGTGGACTACGTGCAG GTCTGTGACTCGGACACAAGGCTGGACCCCATGGCCCTACTGGAGCTGGTGCGGGTGCTGGATGCCGATCCCCGTGTGGGGGCTGTTGGTGGGGACGTGCGGATCCTTAACCCCTTGGACTCCTGGGTCAGCTTCCTGAGCAGTCTGCGGTACTGGGTGGCCTTCAACGTAGAGCGGGCTTGTCAGAGCTACTTCCACTGTGTGTCCTGTATCAGTGGCCCACTCG GCCTATACCGGAACAGCCTCCTACAGCAGTTCCTCGAGGCCTGGTACAACCAGAAGTTCCTGGGCACCCACTGCACCTTTGGGGACGACCGGCACCTCACCAACCGCATGCTCAGCATGGGCTATGCCACCAA GTACACACCCCGCTCCCGCTGCTACTCGGAGACGCCGTCGTCCTTCCTGCGCTGGCTGAGCCAGCAGACACGCTGGTCCAAGTCCTACTTCCGCGAGTGGCTGTACAACGCGCTCTGGTGGCACCGGCACCACGCCTGGATGACCTACGAGGCGGTGGTCTCCGGCCTCTTCCCCTTCTTCGTGGCGGCCACGGTGCTGCGACTCTTCTACGCCGGCCGCCCGTGGGCGCTGCTCTGGGTGCTGCTGTGCGTGCAGGGCGTGGCGCTGGCCAAGGCGGCCTTCGCGGCCTGGCTGCGGGGCTGCCCGCGCATGGTGCTGCTGTCGCTCTACGCGCCCCTCTACATGGGCGGCCTCCTGCCCGCCAAGTTCCTGGCGCTGGCCACCATGAACCAGAGCGGCTGGGGCACCTCGGGCCGCCGCCGGCTGGCCGCCAACTATGTCCCTGTGCTGCCGCTGGCCCTCTGGGCCTTGCTCCTGCTCGGGGGCCTGGTGCGCAGCGTAGTGAGCGAGGCCGCGGCCGATTGGAGCAACCCGTCGCGCGCCGCCGAGGCCGAGCACCTGGCCGCCGGGGCCTGCGCCTACGCGGCCTACTGGGCCGTGATGCTGGCGCTGTACTGGGTGGGCGTGCGGAGGCTGTGCCGGCGGCGGTCAGGGGGCTACCGTGTCCAGGTGTGA